In Pygocentrus nattereri isolate fPygNat1 chromosome 30, fPygNat1.pri, whole genome shotgun sequence, the following proteins share a genomic window:
- the c30h22orf23 gene encoding UPF0193 protein EVG1 isoform X1, producing MKRMGDNTNGSEGLRNHPRVKYSGETTQLIQMMMRDSGLTSFQQRQINSQLKKGGALPLVCNPTSSAPPCHPQPQFSVSNGPVLSARPQRRSAEECRAGENYTREKYRPSATRDLEKEKHRLQSILATGQEEPQPSLSHQQPTERGEGRETDRFQEVLDEIEERRQFLEEMNALGRGQHYQHIINSQISQKIRELELIDRRRSEELRTEMMKGERKRTSEEQL from the exons ATGAAGAGGATGGGCGACAACACCAACGGCAGCGAGGGGCTGAGGAACCATCCGAGGGTGAAATACAGCGGCGAGACTACACAGTTAATTCAAA TGATGATGCGAGACTCTGGACTCACCAGCTTTCAGCAGCGACAGATCAACAGCCAGCTGAAGA AAGGGGGCGCCCTACCACTGGTCTGTAACCCCACCTCATCTGCCCCACCTTGCCATCCTCAGCCCCAGTTTAGCGTCAGTAATGGTCCTGTTCTCTCAGCCAGGCCGCAAAGACGCAGCGCTGAGGAATGTAGAGCCGGAGAAAACTACACACGAGAGAAATATCGACCCAGCGCAACAC GAGAtttggagaaagagaagcacCGACTGCAGAGCATCCTTGCTACAGGCCAGGAGGAGCCAcagccctctctctcacaccagCAGCCCactgagagaggagagggaagagagacagacaggtttCAGGAAG TTCTGGATGAGATTGAGGAAAGGAGGCAGTTTCTGGAGGAGATGAATGCTCTTGGAAGGGGACAACACTACCAGCACATCATTAACTCTCAGATATCTCAG AAAATCAGAGAGCTCGAGCTGATCGACAGGAGACGCAGCGAGGAGCTCAGGACAGAAAtgatgaaaggagagagaaaaaggacaaGTGAAGAGcagctgtaa
- the c30h22orf23 gene encoding UPF0193 protein EVG1 isoform X2, whose protein sequence is MKRMGDNTNGSEGLRNHPRVKYSGETTQLIQMMMRDSGLTSFQQRQINSQLKKGGALPLVCNPTSSAPPCHPQPQFSVSNGPVLSARPQRRSAEECRAGENYTREKYRPSATHLEKEKHRLQSILATGQEEPQPSLSHQQPTERGEGRETDRFQEVLDEIEERRQFLEEMNALGRGQHYQHIINSQISQKIRELELIDRRRSEELRTEMMKGERKRTSEEQL, encoded by the exons ATGAAGAGGATGGGCGACAACACCAACGGCAGCGAGGGGCTGAGGAACCATCCGAGGGTGAAATACAGCGGCGAGACTACACAGTTAATTCAAA TGATGATGCGAGACTCTGGACTCACCAGCTTTCAGCAGCGACAGATCAACAGCCAGCTGAAGA AAGGGGGCGCCCTACCACTGGTCTGTAACCCCACCTCATCTGCCCCACCTTGCCATCCTCAGCCCCAGTTTAGCGTCAGTAATGGTCCTGTTCTCTCAGCCAGGCCGCAAAGACGCAGCGCTGAGGAATGTAGAGCCGGAGAAAACTACACACGAGAGAAATATCGACCCAGCGCAACAC AtttggagaaagagaagcacCGACTGCAGAGCATCCTTGCTACAGGCCAGGAGGAGCCAcagccctctctctcacaccagCAGCCCactgagagaggagagggaagagagacagacaggtttCAGGAAG TTCTGGATGAGATTGAGGAAAGGAGGCAGTTTCTGGAGGAGATGAATGCTCTTGGAAGGGGACAACACTACCAGCACATCATTAACTCTCAGATATCTCAG AAAATCAGAGAGCTCGAGCTGATCGACAGGAGACGCAGCGAGGAGCTCAGGACAGAAAtgatgaaaggagagagaaaaaggacaaGTGAAGAGcagctgtaa
- the c30h22orf23 gene encoding UPF0193 protein EVG1 isoform X3: protein MKRMGDNTNGSEGLRNHPRVKYSGETTQLIQMMMRDSGLTSFQQRQINSQLKKGGALPLVCNPTSSAPPCHPQPQFSVSNGPVLSARPQRRSAEECRAGENYTREKYRPSATRDLEKEKHRLQSILATGQEEPQPSLSHQQPTERGEGRETDRFQEVLDEIEERRQFLEEMNALGRGQHYQHIINSQISQCERTTRHYGSGKDV, encoded by the exons ATGAAGAGGATGGGCGACAACACCAACGGCAGCGAGGGGCTGAGGAACCATCCGAGGGTGAAATACAGCGGCGAGACTACACAGTTAATTCAAA TGATGATGCGAGACTCTGGACTCACCAGCTTTCAGCAGCGACAGATCAACAGCCAGCTGAAGA AAGGGGGCGCCCTACCACTGGTCTGTAACCCCACCTCATCTGCCCCACCTTGCCATCCTCAGCCCCAGTTTAGCGTCAGTAATGGTCCTGTTCTCTCAGCCAGGCCGCAAAGACGCAGCGCTGAGGAATGTAGAGCCGGAGAAAACTACACACGAGAGAAATATCGACCCAGCGCAACAC GAGAtttggagaaagagaagcacCGACTGCAGAGCATCCTTGCTACAGGCCAGGAGGAGCCAcagccctctctctcacaccagCAGCCCactgagagaggagagggaagagagacagacaggtttCAGGAAG TTCTGGATGAGATTGAGGAAAGGAGGCAGTTTCTGGAGGAGATGAATGCTCTTGGAAGGGGACAACACTACCAGCACATCATTAACTCTCAGATATCTCAG TGTGAGAGGACGACTCGGCACTATGGGTCaggaaaggatgtgtag